The DNA region CGCGTCGTCGCGTTCGCGGACGCCCGCGGTGAGGTCGTCGACCTGCTCGCGGGAGGCCGCGTGGAACGCGAGGTGGTTCAGTCCCGGTTGCCGTCGCTCGAACGGGGAGCCGGAGTCGTCTGCCTGCACGAGAACGACGTAGGTCGGACCGTTGACCCACGACCGACCGTTCTCCCACTCGTGTTTCCGTTCGTAGCCGAGTTCGGTCAGCAACCACTCCCAGAATCGAGCCGAGGCGTCGAGATCCGATGCGTACAGTTCGACGTGGTGGAGCTGTCCGGCGGCGTCGGCGTCGGCATGGTCGTAGTCGCCCGCGTCGTAGTCGTCGTGATTCACGGCGCGACGGACGGAACGCGGCGAGATAAAACGCCGCGTGCGCGCAGCACGGACGAAACGGGACCGCGCCACTTTTCGCCGCTCACGGGCGAGTCGAGATATGCAGATTCACGAGGGCGGCGTCGACATCGAGGTCGCCGACTCCCGCGACGGGGCCAGCGAGGGCGCGGGCGACGGGGTGTTCTTCAACCCGACGCAGGAACTGAACCGCGACGTGACGGTCGCGGTGCTCCGGGCGTACCGCGAACGAGAACCGCGCGCGGAGACGTACCTCGACGCGATGACCGCCAGCGGGATTCGGGCCGTCCGCGCCGCCGCGGAGGGCTGGCGCGTCACCGGTGCGGACATCGATTCCGAGGCGGTCGAACTCGCACGGTCGAATTTAGAGCGGAACGGGTTGGCGGGCGAGGTACTCGAACGCAACGTCAACGCCTTGCTCTACGAGGACCGCGAAGTGTACGACGTGGTCGACGTCGACCCGTTCGGCACGCCCATCCCCTTCGCGGACGCGGCGCTGTCGAACGCCCGAAATCTGGTCTGCGTCACCGCCACCGACACCGCGCCGCTCTGCGGCGCGCACCAGAACAGCGGGATTCGGAAGTACTCGACGCTCCCGCAGAACACCGACTTCCACGCCGAGATGGGCCTCCGCGTCCTCCTCTCGGCGCTGATTCGGACCGCCGCGCGCTACGACGTCGCGGCGAAGCCCGTGCTCTCGCACGTGTCGAGACATTACGCGCGGACGTATCTCGAACTCGACCACCGCGCGACCAGCGCCGACGCGCTCCTCGAACAGTTGGGCTACGTCCACAACTGCGAGGACTGCCTCACCCGAACTCACGAGTTCGGCCTGCTGTCACACCCGCCGGAGGCGTGTCCTCGCTGCGAGAGCAACCGCCTGCTGTCGGCCGGGCCGATATGGCTCGGCGAGACGGCCGACAGCGAGTTCGCGCTGTCGGTCCGCTCGCATCTCGACGACGGGATGGGGACGAAGAAGCGCGCGGCGCGAATGCTGTCGACGATCGCCGCGGAGCTCGACGAGCCGACTCACTACGACCAGCACCGCCTCTGCAAGCAGTGGAACCGCTCGGCGAACGCGATGGGCGAGTTCCTTTCGGACCTCCGAGAAGCGGGATACGAGGCATCGAAGGCGCACTACAGCGGCACCGCGTTCAAGACGAACGCGACTGTCGCCGAGATGCGCGAGGCGACGCGGCCGTAGTGACGATGGCGCGAGGCGACGTGGCCGGAGTGCCGACGGCGCGACCGACGACGGCACGACGGACGACCGTACGAGCGGCGACCGGCGCCCCCGATACGCTCTCTACGGCTGGTAGTGTCCATCGGTTACTTGTAACCAGTTGCTGAACAGTCTCACGTGTCATCGGCATCTATCAACTCCTCGTCCAGTTACGTCGGCACCGCACGGGCCGTCGTGACGGAGGTGCAGGAGCGCGAAGTGACGTTTCTGGCCGCGAGCATCTCCTACTACGCGTTCGTCTCGCTGATTCCGCTGTTGGTGCTCGCCGTCGTCATCGCCGGTCTCGTCGGGGGCGAAGCGCTGAGAGGCGAAGTTATGGCGCTGGCCGAGCAGTATCTCGTCCCGTCGGCACAGGATGCGGTTCTCAGCGCAATGACCGACCAGGCGGCCCAGGGCGGCCTCGGCGTGGTGAGTTTCCTCCTCACGACGTGGGGCGCGCTCAAACTGTTCCGCGGCGTCGACACCGCGTTCTCGCGGGTGTACGGCTCCGAGACCGGCGGCATCGCCGACCAGGTGAAGGACGGCCTCATCGTCATCGGAGCCATCGGCGCGGGCGTCGTCGGCGTCATCGCCGTCGGCGCAGTCATTGCACTACTGCCGATTCCGTACATCGGACTCATCGGACCGATCATGCTGCTCCTGACGCTCTGTGCGGCGTTCTTTCCCCTGTACTACGTGTTCCCGGACGTCGACGTCACCCCCCGAGAGGTGCTCCCCGGGACCGTGTTCGCCGCCGTCGGGTGGTCGATTCTCGGCGCGGTGTTCGGCATCTACGCCGCCGCCTCCAGCGGCGTCGGCGGTCTTCTCGGCGGCATCTTGCTGCTTCTCACCTGGTTCTACTTCGGCGGCACCATCATCCTCGTCGGCGCGGTGGTGAATGCCGTTCTCTCGAACCGTCTCACGGACCGGCAGGTACAACAGGAAGGGGCCCGACAGGAGAAACCAAGCGACATGTCCGAGGAGGAGGCACGACGAGCGGGGGAAGCGCGACGAGACGAGGACGTAGAACCGAGCGGCGCGCCCGACATCTCCGAACTGTCGCGACAGGTCGCGGAGCTACAGGCGGAGCTCGACGCCTTCGAGTCGGACGTGAACGAACGAACGGTCGAGCGGCCGAAACTGGAGGCGGAACTGAAACGCTACGTCCGCGGGCAGATGCGCCGCGGCAAAGCCCGTGGATGGGGGCCGTACCTCGTGCTTTTGTACGGGACGGTGCTGACGCTGGGCGCGTTCTTCTATCTCGGCGAAGCGCCGCTTATCGCCGTGTTGGCGATGCTCATCATCTTCCTGTCGACGCTCGGCCTCTACGTCATCTTCGTCGTCGTCGGCGTCGGCCTCAACGCGCTGGGCGTCCCGAGTCGGGCCGCCGACTGGGTGCGCAAGCGACGCTCGTGAAGCGACTCCGTGTCCCGCACGGACGTTGCTCGCTCGGCGAGAACGGTAGCCCGGTACCCTCACCACTATCACTAAGCGAGTAGCGATACAACGGTACCCAATGCGAGAACTGGGCATCACCGAGACGCTCTCGAACCTCCCGGACCCCGCCGTCGCCGCGTTCGCGTTTCTCACGCAACTCGGCGACGTCTGGTTTCTCTTCGCGGCGCTCGGTCTGTTGTATCTGCTCGCCGGCGAGCGAGTCGCCTCGGCCCCTCGACGAACGGGCGCGTTACTGATCGCGCTCTCTATCGGCGCGCTGGCGTTGACGCTCGCGCTGAAGGCCACCTTCGCGTTTCCGCGGCCGCCGGCCGCCGAAACCGCCTCGATTCCACCGTGGCTGCCGCTGACGTTCGAAGCCGCCTACCTCAACGTCGCGACGGGCGACGGGTTCGGCTTCCCCAGCGGCCACGCTATCGGGTCCACCGTCGCCTACGGCGGCGCGGCGGCGGTGCTCGACGTGTGGAACCGACGGAAGCGGACGCTCGTCGCGGGCGGTGCCGTCGGCGTCGTCTGTCTCGCGCGACTCGTCCTCGGCGTTCACTATCTCGTCGACGTGCTCGCCGGCGTCGCCGTCGGTCTCGTCTACCTCGCCGTGGCGCTCCGGGTCGCCGACGGCGACCCCGCCCGCGCGTTCGGCATCGCCACCGTCACCGCCGCGCTCGCGCTCGCCGCCGTCGTCATGCGAGGCGTCCCTTCGGAACTCGGACCGGTCGCAACGACGCTCGGTGCGGCTTTGGCCGGTGCCGTCGTCTGGAGACGCCTCGATGCGACGCAGGCGGCCGTCTCACTCCCCGTCGCCGTCGCCGGCCTCGGGCTGTCGGGCGGGCCGTGGATATTCGCGTATCTCGCGGAGGTCGGACTCGTCGTCTCGTTCGTCGCGGGGGCGACAGGGCTCTCGATTCTCGTCGCAGTACCGGCGCTCGTGGGACATGACGAGGGCGAAAAAAGCGGCGGCGGAACGTCGCGGACGGTCTGAGCCAACCGTTCAGAACGTTTCGAGGTACCGTTCGACTTCCCAGTCGGAGACGTCGACACGGTACTCGTCGTACTCCTGGGTTTTCGCCTCGACGAACTTCTCGCAGATGTGTTCGCCGAGCGCTGCCTGGATGTCCTCGTCCGCTTCGAGCGCGGCCACGGCCTCGCCGAGGTTGCCCGGGAGCGTCTCGATGCCGTACTCCTCGCGCTTCTCCTCGTCGAACTCGTAGATGTTGTCTCTCACCGGGTCGGGCGCTTCGAGTTCCTGCTCGATGCCGTCGAGACCGGCGTGAATCATCACGGCGAGCGCGAGGTAGGGGTTGCACGACGGGTCGGGCGAGCGGAGTTCGATACGACTCGCGGCCGGGACGCGTGCGGCCGGTTTGCGGATGAGCGCCGAGCGGTTACGGTCGGACCACGCCACGTAGACGGGGGCTTCGTAGCCGGGGACGAGGCGCTTGTAGCTGTTGACCGTCGGGTTGCAGATGGCGGTGATAGCGGGCGCGTGTTGGAGGATGCCCTGCAGGAACTGCTTTGCGGTCTCCGAGAGGTTGAACTCGTCGTCGTCGTCGTGGAAGGCGTTCTCGCCGTCCTCGAACAGCGAGATGTGGGTGTGCATCCCCGACCCGTTGATCTTGGCGATGGGCTTGGGCATGAACGTCGCGTGCAGGTCGTGCTCGGCCGCGATAGCGCGAACGACCGTGCGGAACGTCCCGACGTTGTCGGCGGTGGTCAGCGCGTCGTCGTAGGTGAAGTTGATCTCGTGCTGCCCCTCGGCGACCTCGTGGTGGCTGGCTTCGATCTCGAAGCCCATCGACTCGAGGCCGTAGATGATGTCGCGACGGACGTCGGAGGCGAGGTCTTTCGGCGCGAGGTCGAAGTACCCCCCGGCGTCGTTGGTCTTCGTCGTCGCGCGACCCCCCTCGTCCTCCTCGAAGAGGAAGAACTCGGGTTCGGGCGCGGCGTTGATGTCGTAGCCCATCTCCTCGGCGCGGGCGATGGCCTGCTTGAGGACGTAGCGGGGGTCGCCCTCGAACGGCTCACCCGTCGAGGTGTCGATGACGTCGCAGATGAGGCGAGCGGAGGCACCCTCCTCGCGTTTCCGCCACGGCAGGATCGCGAACGTGCTGGGGTCCGGCTTGAGCCGCATGTCCGACTCCTGGATGCGAACGAATCCCTCGATGCTCGACCCGTCGAAGTAGATTCCTTCGGAGAACGCCTTCTCGGCCTGTGTGGCCGGAACGGCGACGTTTTTTACTGTGCCGAGAATATCCGTGAACTGCAAACGGAGGAAATCAACGTTTTTCGACTCGATTTCGTCGATAACTGCCTGCGCTTCGGTGCTCAGCCCCCCGTCCGGAGATGCGTTTTCGTCCGTCATATTTCTGAACAGGCTATGCGTGTACACCCAGTATAAAGACGTTATCGCTTACCGCAAAACACCCGCTACTGCTCTATAATTGGATATTCGTTAAATTCTAATCCCCCCAGTACGTTCGTGGGTGTAATGACGTACGAAAACCTCGACGCAAAACTCATCAATGCACTACTGGGCGACGGCCGCGCGAGTCTGCGAAGCCTCGGCGAGAAACTGGACGTCTCGGTCACGACCATCTCGAACCACCTCCGCGACCTGGAGGCCGAAGGCGTCGTCGAGGGGTACACCCCCATCGTCAACTACGACGCGCTCGGCTACGACGTGACCGCGATCATCCAGTTGAAAGTCGAAGGGAGCGCGCTCCCCGACATCACCGAACGCCTGCAG from Haloprofundus halobius includes:
- a CDS encoding VOC family protein → MNHDDYDAGDYDHADADAAGQLHHVELYASDLDASARFWEWLLTELGYERKHEWENGRSWVNGPTYVVLVQADDSGSPFERRQPGLNHLAFHAASREQVDDLTAGVRERDDATLLYEDRHPYAGGYYALYCEDPEGIKVEVVGPV
- a CDS encoding tRNA (guanine(26)-N(2))-dimethyltransferase — its product is MQIHEGGVDIEVADSRDGASEGAGDGVFFNPTQELNRDVTVAVLRAYREREPRAETYLDAMTASGIRAVRAAAEGWRVTGADIDSEAVELARSNLERNGLAGEVLERNVNALLYEDREVYDVVDVDPFGTPIPFADAALSNARNLVCVTATDTAPLCGAHQNSGIRKYSTLPQNTDFHAEMGLRVLLSALIRTAARYDVAAKPVLSHVSRHYARTYLELDHRATSADALLEQLGYVHNCEDCLTRTHEFGLLSHPPEACPRCESNRLLSAGPIWLGETADSEFALSVRSHLDDGMGTKKRAARMLSTIAAELDEPTHYDQHRLCKQWNRSANAMGEFLSDLREAGYEASKAHYSGTAFKTNATVAEMREATRP
- a CDS encoding YhjD/YihY/BrkB family envelope integrity protein, translating into MSSASINSSSSYVGTARAVVTEVQEREVTFLAASISYYAFVSLIPLLVLAVVIAGLVGGEALRGEVMALAEQYLVPSAQDAVLSAMTDQAAQGGLGVVSFLLTTWGALKLFRGVDTAFSRVYGSETGGIADQVKDGLIVIGAIGAGVVGVIAVGAVIALLPIPYIGLIGPIMLLLTLCAAFFPLYYVFPDVDVTPREVLPGTVFAAVGWSILGAVFGIYAAASSGVGGLLGGILLLLTWFYFGGTIILVGAVVNAVLSNRLTDRQVQQEGARQEKPSDMSEEEARRAGEARRDEDVEPSGAPDISELSRQVAELQAELDAFESDVNERTVERPKLEAELKRYVRGQMRRGKARGWGPYLVLLYGTVLTLGAFFYLGEAPLIAVLAMLIIFLSTLGLYVIFVVVGVGLNALGVPSRAADWVRKRRS
- a CDS encoding phosphatase PAP2 family protein, producing MRELGITETLSNLPDPAVAAFAFLTQLGDVWFLFAALGLLYLLAGERVASAPRRTGALLIALSIGALALTLALKATFAFPRPPAAETASIPPWLPLTFEAAYLNVATGDGFGFPSGHAIGSTVAYGGAAAVLDVWNRRKRTLVAGGAVGVVCLARLVLGVHYLVDVLAGVAVGLVYLAVALRVADGDPARAFGIATVTAALALAAVVMRGVPSELGPVATTLGAALAGAVVWRRLDATQAAVSLPVAVAGLGLSGGPWIFAYLAEVGLVVSFVAGATGLSILVAVPALVGHDEGEKSGGGTSRTV
- the glnA gene encoding type I glutamate--ammonia ligase, translating into MTDENASPDGGLSTEAQAVIDEIESKNVDFLRLQFTDILGTVKNVAVPATQAEKAFSEGIYFDGSSIEGFVRIQESDMRLKPDPSTFAILPWRKREEGASARLICDVIDTSTGEPFEGDPRYVLKQAIARAEEMGYDINAAPEPEFFLFEEDEGGRATTKTNDAGGYFDLAPKDLASDVRRDIIYGLESMGFEIEASHHEVAEGQHEINFTYDDALTTADNVGTFRTVVRAIAAEHDLHATFMPKPIAKINGSGMHTHISLFEDGENAFHDDDDEFNLSETAKQFLQGILQHAPAITAICNPTVNSYKRLVPGYEAPVYVAWSDRNRSALIRKPAARVPAASRIELRSPDPSCNPYLALAVMIHAGLDGIEQELEAPDPVRDNIYEFDEEKREEYGIETLPGNLGEAVAALEADEDIQAALGEHICEKFVEAKTQEYDEYRVDVSDWEVERYLETF
- the lrp gene encoding HTH-type transcriptional regulator Lrp; the encoded protein is MTYENLDAKLINALLGDGRASLRSLGEKLDVSVTTISNHLRDLEAEGVVEGYTPIVNYDALGYDVTAIIQLKVEGSALPDITERLQEQKQMISVYEVTGDYDVIAIGKFTDTDGMNKQIKELLTDADIRESNTSVVLNAVVENEQFELDIEE